From one Flavobacterium kingsejongi genomic stretch:
- a CDS encoding lysylphosphatidylglycerol synthase transmembrane domain-containing protein gives MKQTLSKWLSILLPLMLGVFLIIYTYNQFSPEQIKKIQHHFENANYSYIYLSLLLSLISYISRAYRWKYSLNHLGYPNSFHNNFMAVSIGYLMNMTIPRSGEVTRAVILKKYDNIPFDKGFGTIVAERIVDSFILLLCICTALIFQFEVVKAFVIDKIPKQKIAWLLAIGFILFIIALLFYYYSKLKIVLLIKEKISGLKEGLLSIFKMKNKWGFLLHTIIIWVSYILMFYVTIYALPEISHIGIGAVITSFVVGSIAIALTSSGFGTYPVLMSKILLFYSVAETAGSAFGWIVWTSQMLMTVVLGCLSFLLLPLFNKNK, from the coding sequence TTGAAACAGACGCTATCCAAATGGCTTTCTATACTACTCCCACTTATGTTGGGAGTTTTTTTAATTATATACACCTATAATCAATTTTCGCCGGAGCAGATCAAGAAAATCCAGCATCATTTTGAAAATGCCAACTATAGTTATATTTACTTGTCCTTATTGCTGTCGCTCATCAGCTACATTTCAAGGGCATACCGGTGGAAATATTCCCTGAATCATTTGGGCTATCCCAATTCCTTCCATAATAATTTTATGGCCGTCAGCATTGGCTACCTGATGAACATGACAATTCCAAGATCGGGCGAAGTTACCCGTGCTGTAATTTTGAAAAAATACGACAACATACCTTTTGACAAAGGATTCGGAACCATCGTAGCCGAACGTATTGTGGACTCTTTTATATTATTATTATGCATCTGTACGGCTTTGATTTTTCAGTTTGAGGTCGTTAAAGCTTTTGTAATCGACAAAATCCCGAAACAGAAAATCGCCTGGCTTTTAGCTATTGGATTTATCCTTTTTATTATCGCACTCCTATTTTATTACTATTCCAAACTCAAAATTGTCCTTTTAATCAAGGAAAAGATTTCCGGGCTAAAAGAGGGATTGCTTAGTATCTTTAAGATGAAAAACAAATGGGGATTTTTGCTCCATACTATTATTATCTGGGTTTCCTATATTTTAATGTTTTATGTCACGATCTATGCCTTACCCGAAATAAGCCATATTGGGATCGGAGCCGTAATAACCTCCTTTGTTGTCGGTAGCATCGCTATAGCGCTCACCAGCAGCGGATTTGGAACATATCCTGTATTAATGTCCAAAATACTATTATTCTACAGTGTCGCAGAAACAGCCGGTAGCGCTTTTGGATGGATTGTCTGGACCTCACAAATGTTAATGACGGTGGTTTTGGGTTGCCTTTCCTTTTTGCTGCTCCCACTCTTTAACAAAAATAAATAA
- the panD gene encoding aspartate 1-decarboxylase: MQIEVVKSKIHRVTVTGADLNYIGSITIDEALMEASNIIEGEKVAIVNINNGERLETYAIKGNRNSGDITLNGPAARKVQKGDIIIIISYGILDFEEAKKFKPTLVFPNEKDNSLT; encoded by the coding sequence ATGCAAATTGAAGTTGTTAAATCCAAGATTCATCGCGTGACGGTGACTGGAGCTGATTTAAATTATATTGGAAGTATTACCATTGACGAAGCGCTTATGGAAGCGTCCAATATTATCGAAGGAGAAAAAGTAGCCATTGTTAACATTAATAACGGTGAACGATTAGAAACTTATGCGATAAAAGGAAACCGTAACAGTGGAGACATTACCCTGAACGGCCCTGCTGCCAGAAAAGTTCAAAAAGGGGATATCATCATCATTATTTCATATGGAATTTTGGATTTTGAAGAAGCAAAAAAATTCAAGCCTACATTAGTTTTTCCTAATGAAAAGGACAATTCCCTGACTTAA
- the panC gene encoding pantoate--beta-alanine ligase, translating to MLIFNNQADLKHHLKSVNQAKTTIGFVPTMGALHEGHLSLISKSLTENTLTVVSIFVNPTQFNNAEDLEKYPRTMEVDTAKIEQVSDAVIIFAPSVEDIYQGNTVSEHFDYDGLENQMEGAHRPGHFDGVGTIVKRLFEIINPTNAYFGEKDFQQLQIVKKMVEKHHLPVNVIGRPILRESSGLAMSSRNERLSPEARTEAALIFKIMTEAREQFKTHTPAEVIQYVITAFEKAPNFKLEYFEIANESTLLPATFKEENKKYRAFIAIFINNVRLIDTISLN from the coding sequence ATGCTCATTTTCAATAATCAGGCAGATCTGAAACACCATTTAAAATCTGTGAACCAGGCTAAAACAACAATTGGCTTCGTTCCTACTATGGGTGCTTTACACGAAGGCCACCTGTCACTGATTTCAAAATCACTTACTGAAAATACCCTGACCGTTGTCAGTATTTTTGTAAATCCGACCCAGTTCAACAATGCCGAGGATCTTGAAAAGTACCCGCGTACTATGGAAGTTGATACTGCAAAAATAGAGCAGGTAAGTGATGCTGTTATTATTTTCGCCCCTTCAGTAGAGGATATTTACCAGGGAAATACCGTGTCAGAGCATTTCGACTATGACGGCCTTGAGAATCAAATGGAAGGCGCTCATCGCCCCGGCCATTTTGACGGAGTGGGCACCATTGTAAAGCGGTTATTCGAAATCATCAATCCTACCAATGCCTATTTTGGTGAAAAAGATTTCCAGCAATTGCAGATTGTAAAAAAAATGGTCGAGAAACACCACCTTCCTGTTAACGTTATCGGACGCCCGATTTTAAGAGAATCCAGTGGCCTTGCTATGAGCTCCCGCAACGAACGGCTATCTCCGGAAGCCCGTACCGAAGCAGCCCTGATCTTTAAAATAATGACCGAAGCCAGAGAACAATTCAAGACCCACACCCCAGCTGAGGTGATTCAGTATGTCATTACTGCGTTCGAAAAAGCACCCAATTTTAAACTTGAATATTTCGAAATAGCCAACGAATCCACTTTATTACCGGCGACTTTTAAAGAAGAAAATAAAAAATATAGAGCATTTATCGCGATTTTCATCAACAACGTAAGATTGATTGATACCATTTCATTAAATTAA
- a CDS encoding glycogen/starch synthase produces MEDKRILYVSSEVVPYLAENEVSLMSYDVPKMINDQGGQIRIFMPRYGNINERRHQLHEVIRLSGMNLVINDLDMPLIIKVASIPKERIQVYFIDNDEYFKRKATFTDEDGVLYPDNDERAIFFAKGVVETVKKLNWVPDIIHVHGWMAAMLPIYMKHYYKDDALFSDTKIVTSVYNQSFEGTLDMDMMKKVAFDQIPDDAIAFLAEPNYENIIKASVLHSDAVIIASDNLSASLTKFIESSEKPFLPFVPKDKFAEAYTNFYKDQVLK; encoded by the coding sequence ATGGAGGATAAGAGGATATTGTACGTATCATCTGAAGTGGTGCCCTATCTGGCTGAGAATGAGGTTTCTTTGATGTCTTATGATGTGCCAAAAATGATCAATGATCAGGGAGGACAGATAAGAATATTTATGCCAAGATACGGAAATATTAATGAGAGAAGACATCAATTGCATGAAGTTATTCGTCTTTCAGGGATGAATCTTGTTATAAATGATCTGGATATGCCGCTTATTATAAAAGTAGCCTCCATACCGAAAGAGCGGATACAGGTTTATTTTATAGACAATGATGAATACTTTAAAAGGAAAGCAACTTTCACTGATGAAGACGGAGTTTTATACCCGGACAATGATGAAAGAGCGATTTTCTTTGCAAAAGGAGTTGTAGAGACGGTGAAGAAACTGAACTGGGTTCCGGATATAATACATGTTCATGGATGGATGGCAGCGATGTTGCCGATCTACATGAAACATTACTATAAGGACGATGCTCTTTTTTCAGATACTAAAATTGTAACATCAGTATATAATCAGTCTTTTGAAGGGACACTGGATATGGATATGATGAAAAAGGTAGCTTTTGATCAGATTCCGGATGATGCGATTGCATTTCTTGCGGAACCTAATTATGAGAATATAATCAAGGCTTCGGTATTGCATTCGGATGCAGTAATCATAGCGTCAGACAACCTTTCGGCAAGTTTAACAAAATTTATAGAATCATCGGAAAAACCTTTTTTACCTTTCGTCCCGAAAGATAAATTTGCAGAAGCGTATACTAACTTCTACAAAGATCAAGTTTTAAAGTAA